GTCGTAAAACATCCTTGGATCACTGCCGAAAATGTCTTTACCCACTTGGATTTTGCCGATCATGCGTTCAATAAAAGCACCAAGTCTGCCAACTTTTGAACCAAGCTTACGCTTAAGAAAATATTCCAGCCCTTCACCTTCGGGAATATCGTAAAACCATTGTGGAGTCTGGACCCATGCCACATCCGGGTCGCGAAAATATCCCATGGTCCGTTCAAGAAATTGCGGGAAAGGACGGGTATCGGCATCAAGAATTACAATGATGTCGCCGTGGGTCAGCTCCATAGCGTTACGCAGGTTCCCGGCCTTGAAGCCCCGGTTATCCGTGCGGGTAATGTAATTGACGCCCTCTTCCATTGCCACTGCGCGCATTTTCTCCCGTTTGCCGTCATCCAGCACGTGGATTTTAATGTCCACCGGGTGGGGATAGCTCACCGCTTTGGAGTCGCGGATGGAGTAACGCACCAGTTCCGGGTCTTCTGTGTATGTCGGCAGAAAGATGTCGATACTTATGGGCCGATCTTCGGGCGGCCTTTCATTCTCGGCCATAATCTCGCTGGTCATGGCCGGGGCCGGTTTGATGGGTTCGTCCTTGTGCGCCCAGAGGTTCACGATGAACAGGGTTGTACTCAGGAAAGACAGAGTTTCAGCCAGTGCCAGCGGAATAGAGAACCAGAGAGCTTCCGTGTTCAGGGAATAGAACCAGCGCCAGTGAAAATACCAGACGCCCATACATATATTGATGGTCGCCAGATACTGGTACAGGAACTGCCGCGCAGCCGAGAACGGAACCGGGCTATACGGTTTCCTGTGTTCATATTCCGTGAAGTAGAAGTCTTTCAAAAGAATGCCTCCGGCGGCTTAAACCCTTTTGCAAAAGGGTTTAAGAATCCCAAAACCTTTTATTAAGCTGTCGCTACGTATGCATTGAATCTGCATGAGTACTAATAACCTTCCAATGCATCTTTTTCACAGGGGAAACTTTGCAGGACTTTATTCAGTCTTGTAAGCCGCAACAGTTCTTCAACCTGCTCCTTTACTTCACAGAGTTTGATGTCACCTTTTACGCCGACCTGCCGCAGAGCGGAGATGATGGCTCCAAGGCCGGAGCTGTCGATGAAATCCACATTTTCCAGATTGAGCAGCAGCCGCAAATTACCTTCCTCAATCAGCTTGAGCAGGGTGTTTTTGAAGTCTACCGCTGTACTGGCATCAAGGCGATGGGTACCGGGTTTGATCACACAAATATCGTTTACGTTTCTAATATCAACTTTCAGCATATCTAGTCCTCCTTAAATTCAATACACACCCTCAGACAAAGCGGCGAAGCCCTATTGGAAAAGTTTGGGAGAGTCCAGAGAACCCTTTCCAAAGGGTTCTTTGGACCCCGGAGGGTCGCCGAAGGCCTCTTACAAATTTCTATGCAACATCCGAATGCGCATCACATCCATGAACATGCGGATTGAATCACGCAACGGGTCCACTTTTGATCCTTCGGCATGCTCCCACTTAACGGGCACTTCCTCGATGCAGTACCCAAGCTTGCGGGCCAGAAATAGCTGCTCCACATCAAAGCTGAACCCGTACAGCTTCTGCTTGTCGGCGATTTTGTGGGCCACCTCGTTGCGGAAAGCTTTGAATCCGCATTGGGTGTCTTTGATCCCGCGAATTGCGAACAGCCCCACCACTGAGTTAAAGATGAAACTCATCAAATCACGGTAAAAGGGTTTTTTCTCCACTTCCGATTCCGCCATGCGCCTTGAGCCGATGGCAATATCGCAGCCCTGTTCGAGTACGGGCAAAAGCTTGTCGATCTCCCCAATGGGCGTGGATAGGTCGGCATCGGAAAAAAGCACAAATTTGCCCTTGGCGCGCAGCATACCGCGGGCCACGGAAAA
This window of the Desulfovibrio sp. JC022 genome carries:
- a CDS encoding STAS domain-containing protein; this translates as MLKVDIRNVNDICVIKPGTHRLDASTAVDFKNTLLKLIEEGNLRLLLNLENVDFIDSSGLGAIISALRQVGVKGDIKLCEVKEQVEELLRLTRLNKVLQSFPCEKDALEGY
- a CDS encoding dolichyl-phosphate beta-glucosyltransferase — its product is MNDKNFEYYLSVVIPAYNEQERIADTLYTVKEFLDGQPYRSEIIIVDDGSRDWTTEVVKTVDIYNQEMKDQNVSAIMENVKNVGKGFSVARGMLRAKGKFVLFSDADLSTPIGEIDKLLPVLEQGCDIAIGSRRMAESEVEKKPFYRDLMSFIFNSVVGLFAIRGIKDTQCGFKAFRNEVAHKIADKQKLYGFSFDVEQLFLARKLGYCIEEVPVKWEHAEGSKVDPLRDSIRMFMDVMRIRMLHRNL